In Amphiura filiformis chromosome 2, Afil_fr2py, whole genome shotgun sequence, one DNA window encodes the following:
- the LOC140145960 gene encoding uronyl 2-sulfotransferase-like — MDLCVFLKIRFWTVFRLCFGIWVVCICMIVFYVNSMSLHTWIGMRQHITHVHGTVDQSTKDGEIQDSDIPNAVPSLKTAKKGSLSEGTDSFNIQLTQTGMSNVNPSRANYGVKVNGKEHLIVYNRVPKCGSRTFLSLLDYLKRKGRFTKPIDTWRMQNQISQRHTDLSNNKKLILIKGAITQLVKKKNASSLPAVIHGHFRFMPIDRSKQPVYINIIRDPLARIVSTYYFRRFGDGQISDRFIKKQLNTGILPEHLNMTFDECVLQELDECVSPVKLSTQISFFCGIYPACSEPSQWSLEQAKKHIEEEYLFVGINEDFESTVMVLERLAPDLFNGIVAEYMKPTADDTTTVTKSHKGPLPSKKVRAIMMTKLDLEYQLYNFVKNKLERLKNTLGITK, encoded by the exons ATGGATTTATGCGTATTTTTGAAGATACGGTTTTGGACTGTATTTCGGCTGTGTTTCGGTATTTGGGTTGTGTGTATATGCATGATTGTTTTCTATGTGAATTCTATGTCTTTGCATACATGGATAGGAATGCGTCAACACATAACCCATGTACATGGCACTGTGGACCAATCTACTAAAGACGGTGAAATTCAGGACAGTGATATTCCAAATGCAG TGCCATCCCTTAAGACTGCAAAGAAAGGTTCACTATCAGAGGGTACTGACAGCTTTAATATCCAGTTAACACAGACAGGAATGTCGAACGTTAATCCAAGCAGAGCGAATTATGGTGTTAAGGTCAATGGAAAG GAACACCTTATTGTTTACAACCGGGTTCCTAAATGTGGTAGCAGAACATTTCTTTCATTACTCGACTACCTCAAACGTAAAGGACGATTTACAAAACCGATTGACACTTGGCGAATGCAGAATCAAATATCACAACGACACACGGATCTGTCAAATAATAAG AAACTGATTCTTATTAAGGGAGCTATAACACAGCTTGTCAAGAAGAAAAATGCGAGTTCACTACCTGCTGTTATCCACGGACATTTTCGTTTTATGCCGATTGACCG atCAAAACAACCTGTCTACATCAATATTATACGAGATCCGCTGGCAAGAATAGTATCTACGTACTACTTCAGGCGATTTGGAGATGGGCAAATTTCTGATAGATTTATAAAGAAGCAACTGAATACTGGGATCCTGCCTGAACATTTAAATATG ACTTTCGATGAGTGCGTTCTGCAAGAACTTGATGAATGTGTGTCACCGGTGAAACTTTctactcaaatttcatttttctGCGGTATTTATCCAGCTTGCAG TGAGCCATCACAGTGGTCATTGGAGCAAGCTAAGAAGCATATAGAAGAAGAGTATTTATTTGTTGGCATCAATGAAGATTTTGAGTCTACAGTCATGGTTCTAGAAAGACTAGCTCCTGATTTGTTTAATGGAATTGTGGCAGAGTATATGAAACCAACAGCAG ATGACACAACAACTGTGACCAAATCTCACAAAGGACCACTCCCTTCTAAGAAAGTCCGTGcaataatgatgacaaaattggaCCTGGAGTACCAATTGTATAACTTTGTTAAGAACAAACTTGAAAGACTAAAGAATACATTGGGCATCACAAAATAA